The following are encoded in a window of Nakamurella sp. A5-74 genomic DNA:
- a CDS encoding PhoH family protein encodes MIDTSVLLADPWAITKFAEHSVIIPLVVIGELEDKRHHPELGYFARQALRLLDDLRIEHQRLDRPIPVGDAGGTVHIELNHTDPAVLPAGFRDASADSRILACSMNLRAEGLDVTLVSKDMPLRVKAASVGLAADEYRAQDILPSGWTGMETVETAKENVDALYSSGLIDLDEIREMPCNTGVKMIGPNGSALGRVTPGKQLRLVRGEKEAFGLRGRSAEQRIALDLLMDDEVGIVSLGGRAGTGKSALALCAGLELVMEKRAHRKVVVFRPLYAVGGQELGYLPGSEGEKMGPWAQAVFDTLSAIASPPVIEEVMARGMLEVLPLTHIRGRSLHDSFVIVDEAQSLERNVLLTVLSRLGTNSRVVLTHDVAQRDNLRVGRHDGIAAVIETLKGHPLFAHVTLTRSERSPIAALVTELLELPDLN; translated from the coding sequence GTGATCGACACATCCGTCCTGCTGGCGGACCCGTGGGCGATCACGAAGTTCGCCGAACACTCGGTGATCATCCCGCTGGTGGTGATCGGTGAACTGGAGGACAAGCGGCACCATCCCGAGCTCGGGTACTTCGCCAGGCAGGCACTGCGGTTGCTGGACGACCTGCGGATCGAACACCAGCGGCTCGACCGGCCGATCCCGGTGGGCGACGCGGGCGGCACGGTGCACATCGAGCTCAACCACACCGACCCCGCCGTGCTGCCGGCCGGCTTCCGCGATGCGTCCGCCGACTCCCGGATCCTTGCCTGCTCGATGAACCTGCGGGCGGAGGGGCTGGACGTCACCCTGGTCTCCAAGGACATGCCGCTGCGGGTCAAGGCGGCCTCGGTCGGGCTGGCCGCCGACGAGTACCGCGCACAGGACATCCTGCCGTCCGGCTGGACCGGCATGGAGACCGTCGAGACGGCCAAGGAGAACGTGGATGCGTTGTACTCCAGCGGTCTGATCGATCTGGACGAGATCCGCGAGATGCCGTGCAACACCGGGGTGAAAATGATCGGCCCCAACGGTTCTGCGTTGGGACGGGTGACTCCGGGAAAGCAGCTGCGACTGGTCAGGGGGGAGAAGGAGGCGTTCGGACTGCGCGGACGCTCGGCCGAGCAGCGGATCGCCCTCGACCTGCTGATGGACGACGAGGTCGGCATCGTCTCGCTCGGCGGTCGGGCCGGCACCGGCAAGTCGGCGCTGGCTCTGTGTGCCGGCCTCGAGTTGGTGATGGAGAAGCGTGCGCACCGCAAGGTGGTGGTGTTCCGGCCGCTGTACGCCGTCGGCGGGCAGGAGCTGGGCTATCTGCCGGGCAGTGAGGGCGAGAAGATGGGCCCCTGGGCGCAGGCTGTCTTCGACACCCTCTCGGCGATCGCCTCGCCGCCGGTGATCGAGGAGGTGATGGCCCGCGGGATGCTCGAGGTACTGCCGCTCACCCACATCCGCGGTCGCTCGCTACACGATTCGTTCGTGATCGTCGACGAGGCCCAGTCGCTGGAGCGCAATGTGCTGCTGACCGTGCTGTCGCGGCTCGGCACCAACTCACGCGTCGTGCTCACCCATGACGTGGCCCAGCGCGACAACCTGCGGGTCGGTCGGCACGACGGCATCGCCGCGGTGATCGAGACGCTCAAGGGGCACCCGCTCTTCGCCCACGTCACGCTGACCCGCTCCGAGCGCTCGCCGATCGCAGCGCTGGTGACGGAGCTGCTGGAGCTGCCCGACCTCAACTGA
- a CDS encoding HAMP domain-containing sensor histidine kinase, with translation MRGDPTLDESGRGDQVESAGSTDEAPLSLTKRARARIEDAVTGPIPIVTEIGPEGAPGSGDWPPAEDFDVGEPVDQTGEPGDTERRFTLRTRLIALVLGVAAIALVAVDILIPLNVRSSLMESKDLALRSQISALDGRGGDLFTQIQAGPFAKSEVGVTAVYTSGNVVILPLASDESANPLVGKSPSTSTPETVRDADGQGTFRALAYQGVDPTGHTAFLVFWVPLADVTKAVGSVVFTELLISLALLVLLGTTASVIIRRELRPLEAMATAADDIAGGDLDRRVYPGDPGTEVGRLGFAFNGMLDGISTLIAERDANEIRMRQFLADASHELRTPVAAVRGYTDLYRAGALPDEAAVTRAMARMGFESERMGALVGDLLMLVQADAESDTRREVVDLSDVLTGVVDDAAVIDQTRIWRLVGADTRGADLVQGDRLRLHQLFANLLGNVRTHTDPGTTATVTLSSGLGELTVTVADNGPGVSGAELPKLFDRFYRVDASRSRIKGGTGLGLSIVAAIVRSHRGRVLAGHTPGGGLTTTVVLPRWTPTTPDAQPEVNRT, from the coding sequence GTGCGTGGTGATCCGACCCTGGACGAATCGGGTCGCGGCGATCAGGTCGAGTCCGCCGGATCGACCGACGAGGCGCCGCTGTCGCTGACGAAGCGAGCGCGGGCCCGCATCGAGGACGCGGTCACCGGCCCGATCCCGATCGTGACCGAGATCGGTCCCGAAGGCGCGCCGGGGAGCGGCGACTGGCCGCCGGCCGAGGACTTCGACGTCGGTGAGCCTGTCGACCAGACCGGTGAGCCCGGCGACACGGAGCGTCGGTTCACCCTGCGCACGAGGTTGATCGCGCTGGTGCTCGGGGTCGCGGCGATCGCACTCGTCGCGGTCGACATCCTGATCCCGCTGAACGTGCGGTCCAGCCTGATGGAGTCCAAGGACCTGGCGCTGCGGAGCCAGATCTCCGCTCTCGACGGCAGGGGCGGGGATCTGTTCACGCAGATCCAGGCGGGCCCTTTCGCCAAGAGCGAGGTGGGCGTCACTGCGGTCTACACGTCCGGCAACGTCGTCATCCTGCCGTTGGCGAGCGACGAGAGCGCGAACCCGCTGGTCGGAAAAAGCCCGTCGACGTCGACTCCGGAGACCGTGCGGGATGCAGATGGTCAGGGCACGTTCCGCGCCCTGGCGTACCAGGGTGTCGATCCGACGGGACACACGGCGTTCCTCGTGTTCTGGGTGCCGCTCGCCGACGTGACTAAAGCGGTCGGCAGTGTGGTGTTCACCGAGCTGCTGATCAGCCTCGCGCTGCTGGTGCTCCTGGGAACGACGGCGAGCGTCATCATCCGCCGGGAGCTGCGGCCGCTGGAGGCGATGGCCACCGCGGCCGATGACATCGCCGGCGGTGATCTGGATCGACGGGTGTATCCCGGCGACCCCGGTACCGAGGTCGGCCGGCTCGGGTTCGCGTTCAACGGGATGTTGGACGGCATCTCGACGTTGATCGCGGAGCGGGACGCCAACGAGATCCGCATGCGGCAGTTCCTGGCCGATGCCTCGCACGAGTTGCGCACCCCGGTCGCCGCAGTCCGGGGGTACACCGATCTCTACCGCGCCGGTGCGCTGCCCGACGAGGCGGCTGTCACCCGGGCGATGGCGCGGATGGGCTTCGAATCGGAACGGATGGGCGCGTTGGTCGGCGACCTGCTGATGCTCGTGCAGGCCGACGCGGAGTCCGACACCCGCCGGGAGGTCGTCGACCTGTCCGACGTGCTCACCGGGGTCGTCGACGATGCCGCCGTCATCGACCAGACCCGCATCTGGCGCCTTGTCGGCGCCGATACGCGTGGCGCCGACCTGGTGCAGGGCGACCGGTTGCGTCTGCACCAGTTGTTCGCGAACCTGTTGGGCAACGTCCGCACCCACACCGACCCCGGCACCACGGCCACCGTCACCCTCTCCTCCGGTCTCGGCGAGCTCACCGTGACGGTCGCCGACAACGGTCCGGGTGTCTCCGGCGCCGAACTGCCGAAGCTGTTCGACCGGTTCTACCGGGTCGACGCATCGCGCAGCCGGATCAAGGGCGGCACCGGGCTGGGGTTGTCGATCGTCGCGGCCATCGTCCGTTCGCATCGTGGCCGGGTGCTGGCCGGGCACACCCCGGGCGGCGGCCTCACCACCACGGTGGTGCTGCCCCGGTGGACGCCGACCACTCCCGACGCGCAACCTGAAGTTAACCGGACGTGA
- a CDS encoding response regulator transcription factor gives MPTGARLLVVDDEPSLQDIVATSMRFLGYEVSVAATGREAVRAAVDAQPDLIILDVMLPDFDGLEVMRRVRAAGVDAGVVFLSARDTPADKIAGLQAGGDDYVTKPFGLEELAARVSAVLRRVRPENESDGQLIVADLVLDPDTYQVTRAGQEIDLAPTEYKMLRHLMHNSGVVLSRRQLLDAVWGPDFYGDDSVVATYISYLRRKVDLDGLEPLIHTHRGFGYVLRAPRRSATHDSAR, from the coding sequence ATGCCGACCGGTGCGCGACTTCTGGTGGTCGACGACGAGCCCTCCCTGCAGGACATCGTCGCAACCTCGATGCGGTTCCTCGGCTACGAGGTGAGCGTCGCCGCCACCGGCAGGGAGGCGGTCCGCGCAGCGGTCGACGCGCAGCCCGACCTGATCATCCTGGACGTCATGCTGCCGGACTTCGACGGTCTCGAGGTGATGCGGCGGGTCCGGGCTGCGGGCGTCGACGCCGGGGTGGTGTTCCTGTCCGCGCGGGACACGCCTGCCGACAAGATCGCCGGCCTGCAGGCCGGCGGCGACGACTACGTGACCAAGCCGTTCGGTCTGGAAGAGCTGGCGGCGAGGGTCAGCGCCGTGCTGCGGCGGGTGCGTCCGGAGAACGAGAGTGACGGTCAGCTGATCGTCGCCGACCTCGTCCTGGACCCCGACACCTACCAGGTGACCCGCGCGGGCCAGGAGATCGACCTGGCACCGACCGAGTACAAGATGCTGCGGCACCTCATGCACAACTCCGGTGTCGTGCTGTCCAGGCGTCAGCTGTTGGACGCCGTCTGGGGGCCGGACTTCTACGGTGACGACTCGGTGGTCGCCACCTACATCTCCTACCTGCGCCGCAAGGTCGATCTCGACGGTCTCGAGCCGCTGATCCACACCCACCGCGGGTTCGGCTACGTGCTGCGCGCGCCGCGGCGGAGCGCCACGCACGACAGCGCTCGGTGA
- a CDS encoding isoprenyl transferase yields MRLPALLYRVYERKLTRELIGAQIPHHVGVMLDGNRRWARKAGFENVSHGHVVGAQHIADLLVWCRAAGIGTVTLWLLSTDNLRREDDEVATLLQVIPDVADELSAPGTGWRLRVVGSMDLLPQAVAARLAAAELRTRDRTGLQVNIAVGYGGRQEIVDAVRALIDESVEAGATAAELAERVTIERIGEHLYTSGQPDPDLVIRTSGEQRLSGFLLWQSAHSEYWFCEAYWPDFRRVDFLRALRDYAARHRRFGA; encoded by the coding sequence GTGCGACTCCCCGCCCTTCTCTACCGGGTCTATGAGCGGAAACTGACCAGGGAACTGATCGGGGCGCAGATCCCGCACCACGTCGGCGTCATGCTCGACGGCAACCGGCGCTGGGCCCGCAAGGCTGGGTTCGAGAACGTCTCGCACGGGCACGTCGTAGGCGCGCAACACATCGCCGACCTGCTCGTCTGGTGCCGTGCCGCAGGGATCGGCACCGTGACCCTGTGGCTGCTGTCCACCGACAACCTGCGTCGCGAGGACGACGAGGTCGCGACGTTGTTGCAGGTCATCCCCGATGTCGCCGACGAGCTCTCGGCGCCGGGCACCGGGTGGCGGCTGCGGGTGGTCGGGTCGATGGATCTGCTGCCGCAGGCCGTCGCTGCCCGGCTCGCCGCCGCGGAGCTTCGCACCCGTGACCGCACCGGGCTGCAGGTCAACATCGCGGTCGGCTACGGCGGGCGTCAGGAGATCGTCGATGCGGTGCGGGCGCTGATCGACGAATCGGTCGAGGCCGGGGCCACCGCAGCGGAACTCGCCGAGCGGGTGACGATCGAGCGGATCGGCGAGCACCTCTACACCTCGGGGCAGCCCGACCCCGACCTGGTGATCAGGACCTCGGGGGAGCAGCGGTTGTCCGGCTTCCTGTTGTGGCAGAGCGCGCACTCGGAGTACTGGTTCTGTGAGGCGTACTGGCCGGACTTCCGGCGCGTCGACTTCCTCCGGGCGCTGCGCGACTACGCGGCTCGGCACCGCCGCTTCGGCGCCTGA
- a CDS encoding 2'-5' RNA ligase family protein — translation MSLVGAIFPDADLTEVEQFRVQWDPLADSVAAHITIVFPFSEVNDLEALRTLSMEPFPVRFGTPSLWEGEYLFLTADVGDEHIVDLHRRSYGALQLPLPADFVPHMTIGRRPAGSEAKHMLARATGLVVEGWARSMTIYRRHLDGRRTFECTVGDGPSSAAGLRDRGLPSG, via the coding sequence ATGAGCCTGGTGGGCGCCATCTTCCCGGATGCCGACCTGACGGAGGTCGAACAGTTCCGTGTTCAGTGGGATCCGCTCGCGGACTCGGTTGCGGCCCACATCACGATCGTCTTCCCCTTCTCCGAGGTGAACGATCTCGAGGCCCTTCGCACGCTCTCCATGGAGCCGTTTCCGGTGCGTTTCGGAACTCCGTCGCTGTGGGAGGGCGAGTACCTGTTCCTCACGGCCGACGTGGGTGATGAGCACATCGTCGACCTGCACCGCAGGTCGTATGGAGCACTACAGCTTCCTCTGCCTGCAGACTTCGTCCCCCACATGACCATCGGGCGACGACCAGCAGGGTCCGAGGCCAAGCACATGCTGGCCCGGGCGACGGGCTTGGTCGTCGAGGGGTGGGCGCGATCGATGACGATCTACCGGCGTCACCTGGATGGCCGACGTACCTTCGAATGCACCGTGGGTGATGGGCCGAGCTCCGCCGCCGGCCTACGGGACCGCGGGCTTCCGAGCGGCTGA
- a CDS encoding HIT domain-containing protein, giving the protein MTAGVDCGLCADASEPLNLHSVLVTELPTSYVRLVRNQSQTGYCVVILEDHVTELHHLEPRELTAFWMEVAVTSRAIAELFSPVKLNHLSMGHRCPHLHCHVYPQYQHNDPFQNVDISAGDTRPTVECLRVRAASIEARIHGLLT; this is encoded by the coding sequence ATGACTGCTGGCGTCGACTGCGGTCTGTGCGCAGACGCCTCTGAGCCCCTCAACCTGCACAGTGTGCTCGTCACAGAGCTGCCGACCAGCTACGTACGCCTGGTACGAAACCAGAGTCAGACCGGTTACTGCGTAGTCATTTTGGAAGACCACGTCACTGAGCTCCACCATCTCGAACCCCGAGAGCTGACGGCGTTCTGGATGGAAGTTGCGGTCACCAGTCGCGCCATCGCGGAGCTGTTCTCACCCGTCAAGTTGAACCATCTGTCGATGGGCCATCGATGTCCGCACCTCCACTGCCATGTCTATCCCCAGTACCAGCACAACGATCCCTTTCAGAACGTTGACATCAGTGCCGGTGACACTCGCCCGACCGTTGAATGTCTGCGCGTCCGTGCCGCTTCGATCGAAGCCCGCATCCATGGATTGCTCACCTGA
- a CDS encoding hemolysin III family protein, protein MSSLAPAAPGTDAPVASTRPRARGWIHLYSAFVAGVVGIALIVVAATTNGFAAAVASTIYTLTIIGLFTISATYHLHTWVSPRARTWMKRADHSMIFLFIAGTYTPIAVLALPMPTRVWVLAIAWGGALLGVALKMLRPHAPRWLGVPIYLALGWVAVFVIPDLARAGTAPLVLILAGGLMYTIGAICYGTRRPNPWPGTFGYHEVFHALVSLAAACHAIAIWLIVLR, encoded by the coding sequence ATGTCTTCGTTGGCACCTGCTGCGCCCGGAACGGACGCCCCTGTGGCGTCGACCAGACCGCGCGCTCGCGGCTGGATCCATCTCTACTCGGCCTTCGTCGCCGGCGTGGTCGGGATCGCGTTGATCGTGGTCGCGGCCACCACGAACGGCTTCGCCGCCGCGGTCGCCAGCACCATCTACACGCTGACGATCATCGGGCTGTTCACCATCAGCGCCACCTACCACCTGCACACCTGGGTGTCGCCGCGGGCGCGGACCTGGATGAAACGGGCCGATCATTCGATGATCTTCCTGTTCATCGCCGGCACGTACACCCCGATCGCCGTGCTGGCGTTGCCGATGCCGACCAGGGTCTGGGTGCTGGCGATCGCCTGGGGCGGGGCGTTGCTGGGCGTTGCGCTGAAGATGCTGAGGCCGCACGCGCCGCGCTGGCTCGGGGTGCCGATCTATCTCGCGCTCGGCTGGGTGGCCGTTTTCGTCATCCCGGATCTCGCGCGGGCCGGTACCGCTCCGCTGGTGTTGATCCTGGCTGGCGGGCTGATGTACACGATCGGCGCGATCTGTTACGGCACCCGCCGGCCCAATCCGTGGCCGGGGACGTTCGGCTACCACGAGGTGTTCCACGCCCTGGTCTCGCTGGCCGCTGCCTGCCACGCCATCGCGATCTGGCTGATCGTCCTCCGCTGA
- the mca gene encoding mycothiol conjugate amidase Mca: MNQPVSDPISEPLRFSAEHRWQRAHDAELRLMAVHAHPDDESSKGAATLARYSDEGVGVLVVSCTGGERGDILNKKFVDAEVDMPSLRLREMARAAEILGVAHLWLGYQDSGYHEGDPDTWELPPDCFGALPIDAEVETLVRAIRQFRPHVMTTYDENGGYPHPDHIRCHEISVAAFEAAGDPDRFPDAGEPWTPQKLYYNGGFSAKRMTAINDAVKEATGVGPFDEWVARMKENNRPDRSDRITTRIPIGDFFDRRDQALLAHETQIDPDSHWFAVPREIEAHVWGTDDYELAQSRVPVTLPEDDMFAGIREPARALDGSDR, from the coding sequence GTGAACCAACCCGTTTCTGACCCCATCTCCGAGCCGCTCCGGTTCTCTGCCGAGCATCGCTGGCAGCGTGCGCACGACGCCGAGCTGCGTCTGATGGCGGTGCACGCGCATCCCGACGACGAGTCGAGCAAGGGCGCCGCAACGCTCGCCCGCTACTCGGACGAGGGCGTGGGCGTGCTGGTCGTGTCCTGCACCGGCGGTGAACGTGGTGACATCCTCAACAAGAAGTTCGTCGACGCCGAGGTCGACATGCCGTCGCTCCGGCTGCGCGAGATGGCCAGGGCCGCCGAGATCCTGGGTGTCGCGCACCTCTGGCTGGGCTACCAGGACTCCGGCTACCACGAGGGCGACCCCGACACCTGGGAGCTGCCGCCGGACTGCTTCGGAGCACTGCCGATCGACGCCGAGGTGGAGACGTTGGTCAGGGCCATCCGACAGTTCCGTCCGCACGTCATGACGACGTACGACGAGAACGGCGGATACCCGCACCCCGACCACATCCGATGCCACGAGATCTCGGTCGCCGCCTTCGAGGCGGCGGGCGATCCTGATCGGTTCCCGGACGCCGGCGAGCCGTGGACGCCGCAGAAGCTCTACTACAACGGCGGATTCTCGGCGAAGCGGATGACGGCGATCAACGACGCCGTCAAGGAGGCGACCGGGGTCGGCCCGTTCGACGAATGGGTCGCCAGGATGAAGGAGAACAACCGTCCGGACCGCAGCGATCGGATCACCACCCGGATCCCGATCGGCGATTTCTTCGACCGCCGTGATCAGGCGTTGCTCGCCCACGAGACGCAGATCGATCCCGACTCGCACTGGTTCGCCGTACCCCGGGAGATCGAGGCGCACGTCTGGGGGACCGACGACTACGAACTGGCCCAGTCGCGGGTCCCGGTGACCCTGCCGGAGGACGACATGTTCGCCGGCATCAGAGAGCCGGCCCGGGCCCTCGACGGGAGCGATCGATGA
- the greA gene encoding transcription elongation factor GreA, whose protein sequence is MSETATSTWLTQEAFDRLKGELDELVANRPIIAAEINARREEGDLKENGGYHAARDEQGKQEVRIRQLQELLNNAQVGIRPSSDSGVVEPGMVVTVAYDDDDQETFLLASREEGSHGSMSVYSPQSPIGAAILGAAPGESREYELPNGKMQQVSVIEAKPFTG, encoded by the coding sequence ATGAGCGAGACCGCAACCAGCACCTGGTTGACGCAGGAAGCGTTCGACCGCCTGAAGGGCGAGTTGGACGAGTTGGTGGCCAACCGCCCCATCATCGCGGCCGAGATCAATGCCCGCCGCGAAGAGGGCGATCTCAAGGAGAACGGCGGCTATCACGCCGCCCGTGACGAACAGGGCAAGCAGGAGGTCCGGATCCGTCAGCTCCAGGAGCTGCTCAACAACGCGCAGGTCGGCATCCGCCCGAGCTCGGACAGCGGCGTCGTGGAGCCGGGCATGGTCGTGACGGTGGCCTATGACGACGACGACCAGGAGACCTTCCTGCTGGCCTCCCGCGAGGAGGGCAGCCACGGCTCGATGTCGGTCTACTCCCCGCAGTCGCCGATCGGTGCCGCCATCCTCGGAGCGGCGCCCGGCGAGTCGCGCGAGTACGAACTGCCCAACGGCAAGATGCAGCAGGTTTCGGTGATCGAGGCCAAGCCGTTCACCGGCTGA
- the ilvA gene encoding threonine ammonia-lyase codes for MQHVSVEEIREAQLLLAPVIRRTPMESSRPLSEKVGGPVHLKCENLQRTGSFKIRGAYTRIFRLSDAEKAAGVVAASAGNHAQGVALAAALLGVQATVFMPVGASIAKLQATRAYGATVHLHGPTLSEALEEAIRFAEQTGATFVHPFDHPDVLRGQGTVGLEILEQVPDVQSIVVALGGGGLISGIAAAVKQVRPGVRIIGVQAEQAAAWPESLRQGRPVRRLDLTTMADGIAVGEPSALSFAHVVDLVDEIVTVTEDELSRAMLLCLERAKLVVEASGAAAVAAIMTRPELCAPPTVAVLSGGNIDPLLMVHIAEHGLVAAGRFLSLRVEISDRPGTLAALLAEVGALGASVVDLEQSRLGSGLTLGNVEVSLRLECKGAEHRDQILHRLVTSGHRILDSH; via the coding sequence ATGCAGCACGTCAGCGTCGAGGAGATCCGCGAAGCCCAGCTCCTGTTGGCGCCGGTGATCCGGCGCACGCCGATGGAGTCCTCCCGGCCGCTGTCGGAGAAGGTGGGCGGTCCTGTCCACCTCAAGTGCGAGAACCTGCAGCGCACCGGTTCGTTCAAGATCCGCGGCGCCTACACCCGGATCTTCCGGTTGTCCGACGCGGAGAAGGCGGCCGGCGTGGTGGCCGCCAGCGCCGGCAACCACGCCCAGGGGGTGGCGCTGGCAGCGGCGCTGCTCGGTGTCCAGGCGACGGTCTTCATGCCGGTGGGTGCGTCGATCGCCAAGCTGCAGGCGACCAGGGCCTACGGCGCCACCGTCCACCTGCACGGACCCACGCTGAGCGAGGCCCTGGAGGAGGCGATCCGGTTCGCGGAACAGACCGGCGCCACCTTCGTCCACCCCTTCGACCATCCGGATGTGTTGCGTGGTCAGGGGACGGTCGGGCTGGAGATCCTCGAACAGGTTCCCGACGTGCAGAGCATCGTCGTCGCCCTCGGCGGCGGCGGACTGATCTCGGGGATCGCCGCGGCCGTCAAGCAGGTGCGCCCGGGAGTCCGGATCATCGGCGTCCAGGCGGAACAGGCAGCGGCCTGGCCGGAGTCGTTGCGTCAGGGTCGACCGGTGCGACGCCTGGACCTGACGACGATGGCCGACGGCATCGCGGTCGGCGAACCCAGTGCGCTCTCCTTCGCCCACGTCGTCGACCTGGTCGACGAGATCGTCACCGTCACCGAGGACGAACTGTCGCGGGCCATGCTGCTGTGTCTGGAACGGGCGAAGCTGGTCGTCGAGGCGTCCGGCGCCGCAGCGGTGGCAGCCATCATGACCCGGCCCGAGCTGTGTGCGCCGCCGACCGTCGCCGTGCTGTCCGGGGGGAACATCGACCCGCTGCTGATGGTGCACATCGCCGAGCACGGCCTGGTCGCCGCGGGTCGGTTCCTGTCGCTCCGGGTGGAGATCTCCGATCGCCCCGGCACGCTGGCCGCGTTGCTCGCCGAGGTCGGGGCGCTGGGCGCGAGCGTGGTGGATCTGGAGCAGTCGCGCCTGGGCAGCGGTCTGACCCTCGGCAACGTCGAGGTCTCGCTCCGGCTGGAGTGCAAGGGGGCAGAGCACCGTGACCAGATCCTGCACCGACTGGTCACCAGCGGACATCGGATCCTGGACTCGCACTAG
- a CDS encoding ROK family protein has product MAAPDALTRSTLGGDDRSGQPDRVQVIPLSVLARIIRGHQDEQRAAAADHDDQQAEQDADQDVPNDSNLLVDLSTDRYDVDPVVRNRRGSLDPADCALAIGVTTDGIQVAIVTERGVVAASYRRPSTAQSPTPPTGEPVAGEPAAERMFAAVCAGADAVLHAVGFDPDRPTGLRGVGVLVAGRIDQHAGSVECGPWHGFPLGERLAEQYDLPVALTTPAPALLASEHWRGAARGRRGVLAIDWDREINGALALGDRLLAGTTGNAGHIGHICVDPYGPKCACGARGCLQAVAGGAAICEWYSSHGGIEAGNDVTRIARAAGRGDAIAQATLRRAGEAIGQAVAAVVTLLDLDVVVIGGPLGALGPPVLEAVGDGYAAHAALGYAAAPRVVPAVLGQESVPLGAAAAVLHPQSYRSG; this is encoded by the coding sequence ATGGCAGCCCCGGATGCACTGACGCGGTCCACCCTCGGCGGCGACGATCGCTCGGGCCAGCCCGACCGGGTCCAGGTCATTCCGCTGTCCGTGCTGGCCCGGATCATCCGCGGCCACCAGGACGAACAGCGAGCCGCCGCCGCAGATCATGACGACCAGCAGGCCGAACAGGACGCCGACCAGGACGTCCCGAACGACTCGAACCTCCTGGTCGATCTGTCCACCGACCGGTACGACGTCGACCCTGTCGTGCGGAACCGGCGTGGCTCGCTGGACCCGGCCGACTGCGCTCTCGCGATCGGCGTCACCACCGACGGCATCCAGGTTGCGATCGTCACCGAGCGCGGGGTGGTGGCCGCCTCCTACCGCCGCCCGTCGACCGCGCAGAGTCCAACACCCCCGACCGGCGAACCGGTCGCCGGAGAGCCCGCCGCAGAACGGATGTTCGCCGCGGTCTGCGCCGGCGCCGACGCAGTACTGCACGCCGTCGGGTTCGACCCCGACCGCCCCACCGGGCTGCGTGGCGTCGGGGTACTCGTCGCCGGCCGGATCGACCAACACGCCGGATCGGTGGAATGCGGCCCCTGGCATGGCTTTCCGCTCGGCGAACGACTGGCCGAACAGTACGACCTGCCCGTCGCGCTGACGACGCCGGCGCCCGCGCTGTTGGCCTCAGAGCACTGGCGCGGCGCAGCCAGGGGGCGACGCGGCGTGCTCGCCATCGACTGGGACCGCGAGATCAACGGCGCGCTGGCCCTGGGCGACCGGCTCCTGGCCGGCACCACCGGCAACGCCGGCCACATCGGCCACATCTGTGTCGACCCCTACGGACCGAAGTGCGCCTGCGGTGCGCGCGGGTGTCTGCAGGCTGTCGCCGGGGGGGCCGCGATCTGCGAGTGGTACTCCTCGCACGGCGGCATCGAGGCCGGGAACGACGTCACGCGGATCGCGCGGGCGGCCGGCCGGGGCGATGCCATCGCGCAGGCGACGCTCCGTCGCGCCGGCGAGGCGATCGGTCAGGCCGTCGCCGCAGTGGTGACGCTGCTGGACCTGGACGTGGTGGTGATCGGGGGACCGCTCGGCGCGCTGGGACCGCCGGTACTCGAGGCCGTCGGCGACGGGTACGCGGCACACGCAGCGCTCGGGTACGCCGCGGCCCCGCGGGTGGTCCCCGCCGTGCTGGGTCAGGAGAGCGTCCCGCTCGGTGCAGCCGCCGCGGTGTTGCACCCGCAGTCCTACCGCTCCGGTTGA
- a CDS encoding PadR family transcriptional regulator, translating into MSVPRTLLGLLQAQNSSHGYDLKRTHDELFRSERPLAYGQVYATLARLLKNGMVSIDGAESGDGPDRKLYSITDAGVTDLDSWLSSPEQPTEYLHNTLYTKVVLALMADRSAADILDAQRAEHLTAMREFNRRKASGDLADQLICDHALYHLEADLRWLDVTAARLAELAAQVKG; encoded by the coding sequence ATGTCAGTCCCCCGCACCCTGCTCGGTCTGCTCCAGGCACAGAACTCCTCCCACGGCTACGACCTCAAGCGCACGCACGACGAGTTGTTCCGCTCCGAACGACCCCTCGCCTACGGGCAGGTCTACGCGACACTCGCGCGCCTGCTCAAGAACGGGATGGTGAGCATCGACGGCGCCGAGAGCGGCGATGGCCCCGATCGCAAGCTGTACAGCATCACCGACGCCGGCGTCACCGATCTGGATTCCTGGCTGTCCTCGCCCGAGCAGCCGACCGAGTACCTGCACAACACGCTCTACACCAAGGTGGTGCTCGCCCTCATGGCCGACCGATCAGCCGCAGACATCCTCGATGCGCAACGCGCCGAGCATCTGACTGCGATGCGAGAGTTCAACCGCCGCAAGGCTTCCGGCGATCTGGCCGATCAACTCATCTGTGACCACGCGCTCTACCACCTGGAAGCGGACCTGCGCTGGCTGGACGTCACGGCCGCGCGGTTGGCCGAGCTCGCGGCGCAGGTGAAGGGATGA